Proteins co-encoded in one Salvelinus sp. IW2-2015 linkage group LG17, ASM291031v2, whole genome shotgun sequence genomic window:
- the LOC111977139 gene encoding UDP-GlcNAc:betaGal beta-1,3-N-acetylglucosaminyltransferase 7 translates to MDNLFRRKRILKTLLSLSLVFASLVMISKFKLVDNSIKDDMEVKSMGHAGWCGPECDLYKGKRILKSSLGNYSPPVIGDDLDAPRVTVSNTTASTWDVHVMNCSEDSAVRXNDWFRRLDTRFHQFVLHRHCRYFPMLINHPDKCRNGDVHLLMVVKSVIEQHDRREAVRNTWGREQTIDGKRIKTLFLLGSPTNGKDTKNLQKLIEYEDMIYGDILQWDFMDTFFNLTLKEVNFLKWFDIHCCSAKFIFKGDDDVFVNTNNLLELIRFKTEDRKVLNVFVGDTISKAIPIRNRQSKYYIPKELFDKPYPPYVGGGGFLMSSQLARRLFVVSEALELYPIDDVFLGMCLQKLHLAPEMHPGFRTFGIMKRRVSPMNSEPCFFKNLIVVHKLSPQELLMMWSVVENKELVCAKRTAQ, encoded by the coding sequence ATGGATAATCTTTTCAGGAGAAAGAGGATATTGAAAACTCTCCTGAGCTTGTCTCTCGTTTTTGCGTCTTTGGTGATGATTTCAAAGTTCAAGCTTGTGGATAACAGCATCAAGGACGACATGGAGGTTAAAAGTATGGGACACGCCGGTTGGTGTGGACCTGAGTGTGATTTATACAAAGGAAAACGCATATTGAAAAGCAGTTTGGGAAACTACTCGCCGCCAGTTATTGGTGATGATTTGGATGCGCCACGGGTGACCGTCTCCAACACTACTGCGTCTACTTGGGATGTACACGTTATGAACTGCAGTGAAGATTCAGCTGTAAGGAAWAATGATTGGTTTAGACGTTTGGATACGAGGTTCCACCAGTTTGTGTTGCACAGACATTGTCGATATTTCCCAATGTTGATAAACCATCCGGATAAGTGCAGGAATGGAGACGTGCACTTGCTCATGGTTGTAAAATCCGTTATAGAGCAGCATGATAGGCGAGAGGCCGTGCGGAATACCTGGGGTAGGGAACAAACAATTGATGGTAAGAGAATAAAAACGCTGTTTCTCCTTGGAAGCCCTACAAATGGCAAAGACACTAAAAACCTTCAAAAGTTGATTGAGTATGAGGACATGATATATGGAGACATTCTCCAATGGGATTTTATGGACACATTTTTCAACCTCACCTTGAAAGAGGTAAATTTTCTGAAATGGTTTGATATTCACTGCTGCAGTGCCAAGTTTATATTCAAAGGGGATGATGACGTTTTCGTGAATACAAATAACTTGCTGGAACTTATTCGTTTCAAGACTGAGGACCGCAAAGTTCTAAATGTATTTGTTGGGGACACCATCTCCAAAGCCATCCCCATCAGAAACCGCCAGAGCAAATATTACATCCCCAAAGAGCTGTTTGACAAACCGTACCCACCttatgttggtggtggtgggtttTTAATGTCCTCACAATTAGCTCGGAGACTGTTCGTGGTTTCAGAGGCCTTGGAGCTCTATCCGATTGATGATGTCTTTTTGGGAATGTGTCTACAGAAGCTACACTTGGCACCTGAGATGCACCCAGGATTTAGGACCTTTGGCATCATGAAACGCAGAGTGAGCCCAATGAACAGCGAACCGTGCTTTTTCAAAAACCTAATCGTAGTCCATAAACTGAGCCCTCAGGAGCTACTCATGATGTGGAGCG